The genomic stretch TCTAGTATTCCCGAGATGGTTACCAGTTAGACCCTAAATGATTGACCTAAAATAAAAACCCGAATCAGTAATATTTTAGGTTTTCACTTCCCtgtaaaaaactaatataataaaattattcattttcataaattatttattatttagtttatttttgtcttggttaaaaatattttaatttgatttcggtttggttaatttttAAGTAAAATGAATCATATCTTGCTTGAATAGTtcttttatcttatatttatatctaATGATTACatttatttcagattttttttaaactataatttCAATTTAGTGAATTTCAAGCAATTTCTCAAGTTTAAACAAGCTTTATTATGCTTTCATATTCTCTTCCACGTTGCCAACCTTAATTTCAGTGAAAAGAAGATATACATTATCTTTTGTCGAACTTTGTACTTgtttttccaaaaaaacatTTCTCAGGTACCGGATTCAAGTTGGATTATGGGCaaacaaaatttgttaaatGTGTTTTCATTGCAGATTCAATTGATTTTGTGAAAGTAATCCAAATGGAATAGTATGGAGGGTTTATTGATAAGCTTTTCATGTTTGAGGAGGGGGTAGTGatcaaacaaaaacatgttACAGTACAATgtgaattttaataatagagaagGTCTAGCCAGGTTAACCGTTGACTGCTATTTTGTTCTCGTTAGATTTAATTTCTTAGTAGAAAATATTCCAAGTTTTCAAAATTACCGGGAGTGTTCCTTTCCAGCcctataaatatatgtatactctGCCTAAATGCTCTTAAGCCAAAACAAAGTCCGAAAAGAgcaagtaaaaaaaacaatatgaacACGGTCTTAAAGAAACGATCGTGCTTTAAAACAAAAGCTAAGTCCTTACGACTATTCGAATCGAGGTcatcattatcttcttcttctttccctcCTAAAAAATACGACGTCTTTTTGAGCTTCAGAGGCGCCGATACTCGCAAGAACTTCGTGAGTTTTCTGTACAAGGAGTTAGAGACCAAAGGCATTCAAACTTTCAAAGACGACAAGGCACTGGTGTGTGGCCGTCCGATTGCACCAGAGCTTGTCCAAGCCATCAAAGGGACGAGAATCGCCGTGGTGGTGGTCTCTCCGACTTACTCAGCTTCCTACTGGTGTCTTGAAGAGCTTGTTAAGATTTTGAGACTCGAGAAAAAAGGTTTGCTCACTGTGGTGCCGATTTTCTACGAGGTTGATCCTTGTCAAGTGAGGAGACAGAAGGGAGAGGTCGCGGAACAGTTCAAGAAACACAAGAAGAGATATAGCAGAGAGAGAGTCAGATCTTGGAGGAATGCGCTGACTAGGGTAACTGTTCTTTCCGGCGACTGTTCAAAAAACTGGTATAAAATCTCGATCTACGGAccatatcttatatttttatgtacCTTCTTGTTCATTTGTGTTTTGAACAAACGCGAAGCAATCAtgggaaaacaaaaaaacatttagagGAAAAACATAATTGAAGCAAATAATCGTTTTagaattgtatatttattatgCGAATGAATAaccatattataaaaattcaaaattccatattattttcaattagaaaaaaaatattatctactAAAGGTATTTTTTAtagtccaaaaatatataagagCTAAATTTATGGATTGGAATCATTTCTTTTCCAGCAAAGATGACGCTACGCTGGTTGATGGAATTACTAAGAGAATTTCAGAGATTTTGTCCATGGAAACACAAAGCAATGGTAATAACCTAATTGACTTCGACAAACACATGAAGGAATTGTATCCGTTACTGGATCTAAATTCAAACGAAGGTGTTCAAGTAAGTGGAATTTGGGGAAGAGGAAGCAATGGAATATCAGCACTCGCGAGACGCGTTTACCAAGACATCTCACCCAAATTTGAAGCTCATTGTTTTCTCGAAGACGTCAGAAGGATCTCACTAGATTGCCAAAAATCACATCTACGAGAAGAACTTCTTTCCAAGATGGAAGGCCCCTGCTTGAGCACAAAGAGTTTTCACATGTGTTTCGACGCGATCAAAGCAAGGCTAGGGAACAAGAAGGTTCTGCTTGTGGCCAACGACGTGGACAAGATCGAAAAGTTAGATGCGCTTGCTAACGAGTTTAGTTGGTTCGGTCCAGGGAGTAGAATCATCATAGTCACACAAGATAAGCAATTGCTTAGTTCATGGGGTGTGAAGAGTGTCTACGAAGTTGAGCTGTTGAGATGCTGTGAAGTTGGTAAGCTCTGGAGGTCTGAAGCCTTCAAGCAGAAACAAGATCCTGAGAATTTCGAGGGGTCCATGAATCTTCCTGGTAGTAATCTCTTTTCGTACCTCAAATATTTAATGGATTATATGGGTGATGGAGATCAGCTTAGGGAAAGATTAAATGCAATAATATATAGTCTTTAGCTTCATttgattaaaaaggaaaaatcaaaGCCTTTATAGACACAAAGTGCCTTATCTTAAAGATGTAACGctgttctttcttttgtttgttctttACACAATGTACTACTGTTCTTTCTATGTAATACTGTTCTTTCTTCAATAATATACCAGTTTTTATGTAATActgttctttcttttgtttgttctttACAAAATGTACTACTGTTCTTTCTTATAAGGAATAAAGATACACCAATTTCTTGAAGATTTGTCTGCCTGTTTGATGTTTCGACATGCCCAACAAATAATTGACGATTCAATGAGATTTCACTGGTCAGAGCCTTAGAACAGCAAAAATGATAGAGACTATACATTTCTCAAAACATTGAAAATCTTAAtgtctaattatttttttcttatagagACTATACATTTCTCAAAACATTGAAAATgttaatctaattattttttcttcattttaaaataattcaactACTAGATAAGTGATATGTGGAGGATAAGTACCTCACAAAAATATAGGAGACTCAAATAAGAACATCTATATCAtttcttttactatttttttttaatattcttatcTATTTAATTGTGAAAACTATGTAAGAGACGTCAATGTTCATGCTATTAAATGCAATGACTCAGTGACAAGTAATAAGTatctcattttttattttaaagggAAAATGTtaatatctaattattttttcttcattttaacataatttaattACTAGATAAGTGATATGTGGAGGATAAGCACCTCACAAACACAGACTCAAATAAAAACatctactccctccgtttcgaattatttgtcgttctaaaaaaaaattttgtttcaaaataagtgtcgttttcggttttcaatgcaaaatttattaacaatattctctattatattttttattggttgatatatggttaagtgtattggtaatagtgtttttattttagaaatatgtaaaattaaatgtttttttaatctgtgtgtataaagttagaacgacaagtaatatgaaacggagggaatatatCGTTTctcttttttaatattcttatcTATTTAGTTGTGAAAACTATGTAAGAGACACCAATGTTCATGCTATTAATTAAATGCAACGACTCAGCGACACCTAATaagtatttcatttttttattttaaagggAAACTACATTTTGATCTATGTTTTGATAtctatgatttagtttttttttaaaaaatatgtaatgttCTTATATTTGTAGTTCGGTTCATAATTTCATAACTTTGGATACTGTTAGATTAGCTAACCCGACTGAATGAACGATTTCATAATTGTAGATTTTTACCCACatattattgattttaattggtctaattttattttgataataatttaaactttcTAACAATGCAACATAAATTATTACTGTTTCAGCATGGCTATTATGTTGCTATTTTTAGTAAATGTCTTCATGAGGATGAGGGTAGAACAATGAAACAATTACACTCAAAGACAATTTCGagtttttaataacaaaataaaacaatttatgcTATTAGGGTAGTTTTTCCTAACTAAACTCATTTTCCAACTAAAAATCTAACTAAATGAAGTTACAGCCGATCTGACTAAATCCAGTATTCTCTACCTTAATTCCAATTTGAATCTTGGGCTTATTGATCTTTTCAACTCCGATGAACTTGCGCATTTCGGTGAACTTGATTCTTACTAATGGTTTTGTGAGTATGTCTGCCTTCTGCTCCACTCCAGGTACGTGCTTCACTTCAATCAAGTCGAACTCCACACATTCTCGAATGAAATGGTACTTCGAAAGTATGTGTTTGCTTCTACCGTGAAACACCGGATTCTTGGTAGAGTAATAGCTGATTTATTATCAATCTTCAACACGACCTTCTTGTCTTCTTTGCTCATGAAGTCAGCCATTAACTCCTTTactcacaatttttttttgcttttactcacaattttttttaaacatctcTCATTCATCTCCTCTCATCACTCGACATTCGACAAGATGACACCATCctaattttatattgattttgaGAATCAgtacaattaaaacagcagccTTTATTTTGACATCCCCTTGATGTTTCAAAGAATTAACAAGAATGACATTCCTATTTCTAAAGTTAGTTATTTTAAGTATTTGTAACTTATCCATTAAACtctatatattgtaatatattttcaaaaatgatttCTCACTAACTGCTTACTAAAAACGTGGGTGTACAAAGTttgaaacatatatttattattaaatgtgGTTATGCACTAATAGTAAAGTTCAACGTAAAATTTGACACATGCaagatttgatatatatatatatatatatatcatttaatttctactcaaataaaatatttgataggttattccattaaaaataaaaagttaaatgcAAATcaattttactaaaaataaaaataggaatTGAGAGAATAAACATGTGATTTCATGTCTTAGGGTCGAATACGGGTTAGTTCGTTTCAGTTCTGGATCTTCTTAGGTCCTGGACatttaaaaccaaacaaaatttaaaaaaatattcaaatataaaaacttgCTCCTCCCTCTTCTCCCCCCCTCCcccgccaaaaaaaaaatttaccctaaATTTTGACGGAAGAATAAGAAaacaaactcaaaattttacctgaataccaaaatatatttttgaaatttgaaattttatccaaaattcGAAAATACCTAAAACAAGtctgaaactataaaaatatttataatgcagaaaacatattcaaaatattttaggtattttagGTACCCAGTTGGGTCTCGAGCAGGACACATACTCGAACCGAGATCCGAAACAGACTCGAACTGAGATCCGGTCCAAACTCGAACCAAGACTCGCGGGTCCAAAAAATAATCATTACCCTGGACCTGATTCGAATCAAATCTGTATTTTCAAGtcaatttgattttattttttgggtcCGGATAATATGACATACCTAAAAATAGTTACATAagaatgtatatataaaaatcttaaataaaataattaataaattatatagttttaaacaTATTCCAAATATAGTACGACTTtgtaacataaatatataacaatttcaaaatacTTATTCATATTAAACtatgtttatattaaaaattatccgcgctttcgaagcgcggatcaaaatctagttatcttTTGAATTGTGAAGTTGTTTTTCTTCCTCTACCTTCGTTAGGTTTTGAATGTGGGTTTGGTAAAacttataaactaaaaatttacagctttttttttttgaaaaaagaaaaaggttaaACCTGGGTCTATTAAAGATACATACCTAACTCTCGGGTGGATATAAAGCCCA from Raphanus sativus cultivar WK10039 unplaced genomic scaffold, ASM80110v3 Scaffold1111, whole genome shotgun sequence encodes the following:
- the LOC108829450 gene encoding disease resistance protein Roq1; the encoded protein is MNTVLKKRSCFKTKAKSLRLFESRSSLSSSSFPPKKYDVFLSFRGADTRKNFVSFLYKELETKGIQTFKDDKALVCGRPIAPELVQAIKGTRIAVVVVSPTYSASYWCLEELVKILRLEKKGLLTVVPIFYEVDPCQVRRQKGEVAEQFKKHKKRYSRERVRSWRNALTRVTVLSGDCSKNCKDDATLVDGITKRISEILSMETQSNGNNLIDFDKHMKELYPLLDLNSNEGVQVSGIWGRGSNGISALARRVYQDISPKFEAHCFLEDVRRISLDCQKSHLREELLSKMEGPCLSTKSFHMCFDAIKARLGNKKVLLVANDVDKIEKLDALANEFSWFGPGSRIIIVTQDKQLLSSWGVKSVYEVELLRCCEVGKLWRSEAFKQKQDPENFEGSMNLPGSNLFSYLKYLMDYMGDGDQLRERLNAIIYSL